The Actinomycetota bacterium genome has a segment encoding these proteins:
- a CDS encoding helix-turn-helix domain-containing protein, with translation MSTRASTRLLSIDQAADALGVTPRMIRRLTSSRQLPYVKVGRLVRIRDIDIARCVEEWTVPSVELRKAQR, from the coding sequence ATGAGTACACGGGCGAGCACGCGACTGCTGAGCATTGATCAGGCAGCTGATGCCCTAGGTGTCACGCCGCGGATGATTCGCCGCCTGACTTCGAGCCGGCAGTTGCCGTACGTGAAGGTCGGGCGACTGGTCCGGATTCGCGACATAGACATTGCGCGTTGCGTCGAGGAGTGGACCGTGCCGTCAGTCGAGTTACGAAAGGCGCAGCGGTGA
- a CDS encoding helix-turn-helix transcriptional regulator — MNGIRAFWDDLAHDLEDPEFLREYVVESMRIATLDFVVNALDEARKAAGLSKAELARAIQVDPAAIRRLFSSDHANPTLGTLAEVAAALGMRITLEPLSKAERQTVTVALLEGRVADTKKLARHLEMLRTPTSISA; from the coding sequence ATGAATGGCATCCGCGCATTCTGGGACGACTTGGCACACGATCTTGAGGACCCCGAGTTCCTTCGGGAGTACGTAGTCGAGTCGATGCGGATCGCGACACTCGATTTCGTCGTCAACGCCCTCGATGAGGCGCGCAAAGCAGCCGGGCTTTCCAAGGCCGAACTCGCTCGCGCGATCCAAGTTGACCCTGCCGCTATTAGAAGGCTGTTCTCGTCAGACCATGCGAATCCCACCCTGGGCACGCTTGCTGAAGTCGCGGCGGCGCTAGGGATGCGCATAACTCTGGAGCCGCTGTCCAAGGCCGAACGTCAGACCGTCACTGTGGCCCTTCTTGAGGGGCGGGTAGCAGACACCAAGAAACTCGCCAGGCACTTAGAGATGCTCAGGACTCCGACGAGCATTTCTGCGTAG
- a CDS encoding tyrosine-type recombinase/integrase, translating into MAQRRSFGGVEKLPSGRYRARFRIDGRWVNAPTTFATKTEAAIFLDSVRTDQVRGAWKAPRVVRMTVNEYGQKWIEQRQGLKASTRAEYESCWRLHIGPYLGDRMLDRVTPDMVRDWNAQMRTRLQEELAAKDAAHARREQSAAKGARKDRQPRQLTQASVRDGSATVARAYRLLHSVYGTAVEDDLVTANPCRIKGASSRKSAERPVLSIPEVLALAKEVPERYEALVHLLVWSGLRIGEASALQRRDIDLTAGFASLSVRERVYPVKGVHDLDTPKSRAGIRTIAIPQMLAAQLEHHLKTYTRAGPSSLIFTTESGSYIRTTYYQMLRRALNRIGRPDMRPHDLRHTGMTLAAEAGASLAELKHRLGQSTTQAAEIYLHATVDHGRRIADRMDELAQEPEQRPAHH; encoded by the coding sequence ATGGCACAGCGGCGGTCGTTTGGAGGCGTCGAGAAGTTGCCGTCCGGCAGATACCGTGCCCGCTTTCGTATTGATGGCCGGTGGGTGAACGCGCCGACAACCTTCGCCACCAAGACCGAGGCGGCAATCTTCCTGGACTCGGTGCGCACCGATCAGGTGCGCGGTGCGTGGAAGGCGCCGCGCGTCGTGCGGATGACAGTCAATGAGTACGGCCAGAAATGGATCGAGCAGAGGCAAGGGCTGAAGGCGAGTACCCGGGCCGAGTACGAGTCGTGCTGGCGCCTCCACATCGGTCCGTACCTGGGCGACCGCATGCTGGACCGGGTGACGCCAGACATGGTCCGCGACTGGAACGCCCAGATGCGCACGCGGCTGCAGGAAGAGCTCGCCGCAAAGGACGCCGCCCACGCCAGGCGCGAGCAGAGTGCGGCGAAGGGTGCGCGCAAGGACCGGCAGCCACGCCAGCTCACCCAGGCGAGCGTCCGGGACGGGTCGGCGACAGTCGCGCGCGCCTACCGGCTCCTGCACTCGGTCTACGGCACGGCCGTCGAAGACGATCTCGTCACGGCGAACCCGTGCCGCATCAAGGGAGCGTCCTCCCGCAAATCTGCTGAGCGCCCGGTGCTGAGCATCCCCGAGGTACTGGCCTTGGCTAAGGAAGTGCCCGAGCGCTACGAGGCACTCGTCCACCTGCTCGTCTGGTCAGGCCTGCGCATCGGTGAGGCGTCCGCGCTCCAACGACGCGACATCGACCTGACGGCAGGGTTCGCGAGCCTGAGCGTGCGGGAGCGCGTCTACCCGGTCAAGGGCGTACACGACCTCGATACCCCCAAGAGTCGAGCTGGAATCCGGACGATCGCGATCCCACAGATGCTGGCGGCCCAACTCGAGCACCATCTCAAGACGTACACACGCGCTGGGCCCTCAAGCCTGATCTTCACCACCGAGAGCGGCAGCTACATTCGCACAACCTATTACCAGATGCTGCGGCGAGCCCTGAACCGGATCGGCCGACCCGACATGCGCCCGCACGACCTCCGGCACACCGGCATGACCCTTGCCGCCGAGGCGGGCGCCTCCCTGGCCGAGCTCAAGCACCGGCTCGGGCAGTCCACCACCCAGGCGGCAGAGATCTACCTGCACGCCACCGTGGACCATGGACGGCGCATAGCGGATCGCATGGACGAATTGGCGCAGGAGCCCGAGCAACGTCCGGCCCATCACTAG
- a CDS encoding serine hydrolase, translated as MRTSRTLIATVAGLCILGAIALPASADTQPSSTDPALDARIAAAVGKLDQLGADALVKTGVPGMAIAVVRGDQLLYAKGFGVRKAGTSDPVTADTVFQLASVSKSIGASVVAAAVGKGIASWQDRVMKYLPSFKLRDPYVTKTATIADMYAMRSGLPYQSGDVLEAIGYNRSEIMQRISTLPLSPFRLQHLYTNFGLTIGAEAVAAAAHKPWESLSEDLLYKPLGMTATSSTYVGFISHPNRTSLHVPINGTWQAIYTRNADAQSPAGGVSSNVLDLSKWMRMEMDHGRFGGAQIVGPKALAAAQTAQIRTTPVGDAATIPRWYGSGMAVSVDRTGQVRLTHSGAFSAGAGTTYIMAPASRLGIVVLANGLIGLPEAVAESFMDLVQTGSVSRDWFAVTKAAFGPIYDPNPQFTADKQPSNPSSDRELSNYVGTYSNDFFGKVTVTRLGTSLRVSMGPNKVVISLRHWTADQFVGLMGAGDFPYEFAVDFYGTRTRVTGLNLGFGSGNVEQLTRVA; from the coding sequence ATGCGGACCAGCCGAACACTGATCGCCACCGTCGCAGGCTTGTGCATTCTTGGAGCCATAGCTCTGCCAGCATCGGCTGATACTCAACCGAGCAGCACAGATCCCGCACTTGATGCCCGCATTGCAGCTGCTGTAGGCAAGCTCGATCAACTTGGTGCGGATGCCTTAGTCAAGACTGGTGTTCCTGGCATGGCAATCGCGGTGGTGCGTGGCGATCAACTGTTGTATGCGAAGGGCTTTGGCGTTCGCAAGGCAGGCACCAGCGATCCGGTTACCGCCGACACAGTCTTTCAACTTGCTTCTGTTTCCAAATCGATCGGTGCTTCGGTCGTTGCGGCGGCAGTCGGCAAGGGAATCGCAAGCTGGCAGGACCGCGTCATGAAATACCTGCCCAGTTTCAAACTCCGTGATCCATACGTAACCAAGACAGCGACGATCGCCGACATGTATGCGATGCGAAGCGGGCTGCCCTACCAATCAGGCGACGTGCTCGAGGCCATTGGCTATAACCGAAGCGAGATCATGCAGCGCATCTCAACGCTCCCGTTGTCGCCGTTCCGCTTGCAGCATCTCTACACGAACTTCGGCCTGACCATCGGCGCCGAGGCTGTCGCCGCGGCCGCGCATAAGCCGTGGGAATCTCTGTCTGAGGACCTCCTCTATAAGCCACTTGGCATGACCGCGACTTCTTCGACCTACGTCGGATTCATTTCGCATCCCAATCGGACATCACTCCATGTGCCCATCAACGGAACCTGGCAAGCCATTTACACGCGCAATGCCGACGCACAATCACCCGCAGGTGGGGTGAGCAGCAATGTGCTCGATCTGTCCAAGTGGATGCGAATGGAGATGGACCACGGCCGCTTCGGTGGCGCGCAGATCGTTGGTCCAAAAGCATTGGCCGCTGCTCAGACTGCGCAGATCCGCACGACACCAGTGGGCGACGCAGCGACTATTCCGCGTTGGTACGGATCCGGCATGGCTGTTTCCGTTGACCGCACTGGTCAGGTTCGTCTGACTCACTCGGGTGCCTTCAGTGCAGGCGCTGGCACCACCTACATCATGGCGCCCGCAAGCAGACTCGGCATCGTGGTGCTAGCAAATGGACTCATCGGTCTGCCCGAAGCCGTGGCAGAGAGCTTCATGGATCTCGTGCAAACTGGAAGCGTTTCGCGCGATTGGTTTGCCGTAACCAAGGCCGCCTTCGGGCCGATCTACGACCCGAACCCGCAGTTCACCGCTGACAAGCAGCCCAGCAATCCGAGCTCGGATCGCGAACTGTCCAACTATGTCGGTACATACAGCAATGATTTCTTTGGAAAAGTCACCGTAACTCGATTGGGCACATCTCTACGAGTAAGCATGGGACCGAACAAGGTCGTGATTTCGCTGCGCCACTGGACCGCGGATCAATTCGTCGGACTCATGGGGGCAGGCGACTTCCCCTACGAGTTCGCCGTCGACTTCTACGGCACAAGAACTCGAGTCACTGGCCTGAACCTCGGCTTCGGCTCAGGCAATGTCGAACAGTTGACCCGAGTCGCTTGA
- a CDS encoding type II toxin-antitoxin system RelE/ParE family toxin produces the protein MTARWEVEVDLVGDWLVSLDQKSYEQVIAALELLAERGPGLGRPLVDSVVGSQHKNMKELRPGSSGRSELRVLFAFDPDRRAILLMAGDKAGNWQKWYRVNIPLADARLTEHLDRRGKEGHHG, from the coding sequence GTGACCGCTCGTTGGGAAGTGGAAGTTGACCTTGTCGGGGACTGGCTAGTTTCGCTGGACCAGAAGTCCTACGAACAGGTCATCGCTGCTCTTGAGTTATTAGCCGAACGCGGACCCGGGCTGGGACGGCCTCTGGTCGACTCAGTGGTCGGCTCGCAACACAAGAACATGAAAGAGCTACGGCCGGGATCTAGCGGTCGATCCGAACTCAGGGTGCTGTTCGCATTCGATCCGGATCGCCGCGCGATCCTGCTGATGGCCGGAGACAAGGCTGGGAATTGGCAGAAGTGGTATCGAGTCAACATCCCGCTCGCTGATGCACGCTTGACCGAGCACTTGGACCGACGAGGAAAGGAAGGGCATCATGGCTAA
- a CDS encoding type IV toxin-antitoxin system AbiEi family antitoxin domain-containing protein: MSHRSVLREIAETQHGYVTTRDAGALGVPAVELRKLTSRGALKNVARGLYRFPDIRRDATDAFAEAVLRVGPDAHLDCESVLALLDLALVEPSRIIVATPHRVRLADPAFVNVIQRRLPVEEITEYDGIRATRVWRALIEAQATVMTVRLQDALAEARRRDLVTPLEARRVRRALQRAPGRDTA; encoded by the coding sequence TTGAGCCACCGAAGCGTGCTGCGTGAAATCGCTGAGACCCAGCATGGCTATGTCACTACCCGCGACGCCGGCGCCCTGGGGGTGCCGGCCGTGGAGTTGCGCAAGCTCACCAGTCGAGGTGCCCTGAAGAACGTGGCCAGAGGGCTGTATCGGTTCCCCGACATACGTCGAGACGCCACCGACGCTTTCGCCGAGGCAGTGTTGAGGGTCGGCCCCGACGCCCATCTCGATTGCGAGTCGGTACTGGCCCTGCTCGATCTCGCACTCGTCGAGCCGTCGCGCATAATCGTCGCCACTCCACATCGCGTTCGACTCGCTGACCCAGCATTCGTCAACGTTATCCAGCGCCGCCTCCCAGTTGAGGAGATCACCGAGTATGACGGGATCCGCGCGACGCGGGTATGGCGCGCGCTCATCGAGGCGCAGGCAACAGTGATGACCGTACGACTTCAGGACGCGCTCGCTGAGGCGCGCCGCAGGGACCTCGTGACGCCACTTGAGGCCCGACGAGTACGCCGTGCCCTGCAGCGAGCGCCGGGGAGAGATACCGCGTAA
- a CDS encoding type I restriction endonuclease, with translation MSDAIQHEVERLVAKFKADEAHYADQSGVYKESDTRSEFVDPLLRALGWDVENLAGITPALKDVRREESQEQEDASTKFPDYTLCIGGVRVLFLEAKKPSVDVTSHMESIRQARRYGYSGSHPIAILTNFRDLVVYDTTFPVQVGDLAATGRLYTWNYTDFPAQLDEIQAILARSAVAKPQWTAQFGGSSPQQPVPVGEEFIRHFNGWRLALGRDLYARHKSIAATDLNDAVQRILNRLIFVRMCEDRGIEGERTLRDAVSGGHTKVTSLLNRLHRRYNTGLFTSRPGDASLQVSEQVLQEIVSNLYSPQSPFSFAVLDAAFLGLVYEATLVEHLAIVPTAGKTRRSHVVLKAKREYEHREVVTTPQPLVDQTVREAMSALDATCTQPKTLDFAVGSGRFLLSVLDRLIEDETARQPPGSATLVKTGSNEYRLKFDEKCRLLSNLYGIDIDFNAVEVAKFSLLVRLLQDESKASLPPAGTRSILPNLDSNIWCGNTLVRALPGASQAQEELTNPLDLTTTAIPSSVDLVVGNPPYMKTEDMKKFDPVELNYLKQNYNSAFQQFDKSSAFIEFASRILKPRGVLGVVVPNKWLTVVAAMPLRSLLRSTLSLVRLDNFREVQVFPGKSIYICTIVAKKAGKGTFTYSEPRSVAEYLDDSGPTHRISAARLPTSSQGSWVLPTNAGQEKVLSAIHTNAIPLEEIVEERNGIQTSRGKIYVIQSPRIVGRYVEWTASDGKSWKVERAITRPFLDDSRNVHSYHEVVADSLILFPYELGGGAGSASAWAVIDPKVMRKRYPLAYKYFLANKAELDKRDMSADERSKAFYSFGRSQAIGYAHLAPKIFYTNNQRGDKYGIDVTGIVYASGGTGGEVALFQKDMEYSLDFVLGLLDQAPIEFFLRKRGSVFRGGYYSRGTDVIGDTPVPKLDFAKAADKKFHDDVTREVRVLRSLHMKTSSISTRHQLRHQAAITASGSAIRDLFLARWKLTVSDLDSLGL, from the coding sequence GTGAGCGATGCAATCCAGCACGAAGTTGAACGGCTAGTCGCCAAGTTCAAGGCAGACGAGGCGCACTACGCGGACCAATCAGGCGTGTACAAGGAATCGGACACACGCAGTGAATTCGTCGATCCGCTCCTTAGGGCGCTTGGTTGGGACGTTGAGAACCTCGCTGGCATTACTCCGGCTCTGAAGGACGTTCGCCGCGAGGAATCCCAAGAACAGGAGGACGCGTCCACCAAGTTTCCCGACTACACACTCTGCATTGGCGGCGTCCGCGTCCTGTTTCTTGAGGCCAAGAAGCCGTCTGTCGACGTCACGAGTCACATGGAGTCCATTCGACAGGCTCGTCGCTACGGCTACTCAGGCAGTCACCCGATCGCAATTCTGACCAATTTTCGTGACCTGGTGGTCTACGACACCACCTTTCCAGTGCAGGTAGGCGACCTGGCTGCGACCGGCCGGTTGTATACTTGGAACTACACAGATTTCCCCGCGCAACTCGACGAAATCCAGGCGATCCTGGCACGGAGCGCCGTCGCAAAACCGCAGTGGACAGCACAATTTGGCGGATCTTCGCCGCAGCAGCCGGTCCCTGTGGGCGAGGAATTCATCAGGCACTTCAACGGTTGGCGATTGGCGCTTGGCCGAGACTTGTATGCCCGACACAAGTCCATCGCAGCAACGGATCTCAATGACGCCGTGCAACGCATCCTGAATCGACTCATCTTCGTCCGTATGTGTGAGGACCGCGGAATCGAAGGCGAGCGAACGCTGCGAGACGCAGTATCGGGTGGGCATACAAAGGTCACCAGTCTTCTGAATCGACTTCATCGGCGATATAACACTGGACTCTTCACCTCCCGCCCTGGCGATGCGTCCTTGCAGGTAAGCGAGCAAGTCCTGCAGGAGATTGTTTCCAACTTGTATTCGCCTCAGTCACCTTTCTCGTTCGCAGTCCTCGATGCCGCCTTCTTGGGATTGGTGTACGAGGCCACTTTGGTCGAGCACTTGGCAATCGTGCCAACTGCTGGAAAGACCAGAAGATCTCACGTCGTACTCAAGGCCAAGCGAGAGTATGAGCATCGCGAGGTGGTAACTACGCCGCAACCCCTTGTCGACCAAACGGTCCGCGAAGCAATGTCGGCACTTGACGCAACTTGCACACAACCCAAGACGCTCGACTTTGCCGTTGGCTCCGGACGATTCCTGCTCTCTGTTCTTGACCGGCTGATTGAAGACGAGACAGCTCGTCAGCCGCCGGGCTCAGCGACTCTGGTCAAGACGGGCTCGAACGAGTACCGCCTCAAATTCGACGAGAAGTGCCGCCTCCTCAGCAACCTCTACGGAATCGACATCGACTTCAATGCCGTTGAAGTGGCGAAGTTCAGCCTTCTCGTTCGTCTCCTGCAGGATGAGAGCAAGGCCTCCCTACCGCCTGCAGGAACCAGAAGTATTCTCCCGAATCTGGATAGCAACATTTGGTGTGGCAACACACTCGTTCGCGCGCTACCTGGAGCGAGTCAGGCGCAGGAGGAACTTACAAACCCGCTTGACCTAACAACGACAGCCATCCCAAGCTCCGTAGACCTTGTCGTTGGTAACCCTCCATACATGAAGACTGAGGATATGAAGAAGTTCGATCCTGTCGAACTCAACTACTTGAAGCAGAACTACAACTCGGCCTTTCAGCAATTCGACAAGTCCTCTGCCTTTATCGAGTTTGCATCGAGGATTCTCAAACCCCGAGGTGTGCTCGGGGTTGTTGTACCCAATAAGTGGCTGACTGTGGTTGCTGCTATGCCATTGCGGAGTCTTCTCAGGAGCACTCTCTCGCTAGTACGGCTGGACAATTTCCGCGAGGTGCAAGTATTCCCTGGGAAGTCGATCTACATTTGCACCATCGTCGCCAAGAAGGCAGGCAAGGGTACTTTCACCTACTCTGAACCCCGGTCCGTGGCCGAATACCTGGATGATTCTGGACCGACTCACCGAATCTCCGCGGCGCGATTGCCGACATCAAGTCAGGGATCGTGGGTACTTCCTACAAATGCCGGTCAGGAAAAGGTTCTCAGCGCGATTCACACCAATGCGATTCCTCTTGAAGAGATTGTGGAAGAACGCAATGGAATCCAAACTAGCCGCGGCAAGATCTACGTGATTCAATCGCCTCGCATTGTCGGACGGTATGTGGAGTGGACTGCCAGCGATGGCAAATCGTGGAAGGTCGAAAGAGCCATAACTCGACCATTCCTTGATGACTCGCGCAACGTGCACTCATATCATGAAGTGGTAGCCGACTCGCTCATCTTGTTCCCATATGAGCTAGGCGGAGGGGCTGGCTCTGCCTCCGCTTGGGCCGTTATCGATCCCAAGGTGATGCGAAAGAGGTACCCCTTGGCCTACAAGTATTTCCTCGCAAACAAAGCTGAGTTGGACAAGCGAGATATGTCAGCGGATGAACGATCGAAAGCGTTCTACAGTTTCGGACGATCCCAAGCTATTGGCTACGCCCATCTTGCCCCGAAGATCTTCTATACGAATAACCAGAGGGGCGACAAGTACGGTATCGATGTCACGGGAATTGTCTACGCGTCCGGAGGAACGGGCGGGGAAGTTGCGCTCTTCCAGAAGGACATGGAATACAGCCTCGACTTCGTTCTTGGATTGCTGGATCAGGCCCCTATCGAGTTCTTCCTGCGCAAGCGCGGCAGCGTCTTTCGGGGTGGTTACTACTCGCGCGGCACGGACGTAATCGGCGACACTCCGGTACCGAAGCTCGACTTCGCGAAGGCAGCAGACAAGAAATTCCACGATGATGTTACCCGAGAAGTGCGGGTGCTTCGGTCACTACACATGAAGACTTCGTCGATATCTACCCGCCATCAACTGCGCCACCAAGCCGCCATCACTGCTAGTGGCTCAGCCATTCGAGATCTCTTCTTAGCCCGCTGGAAATTGACCGTGAGCGACCTCGACTCACTGGGGTTGTGA
- a CDS encoding GGDEF domain-containing protein, with protein MSPALHFSGAVRLSRQWWATAIGGGIAVVAIAVLPADSIERSVLARGTEIVASLIFIVTFLTLPKAVRAVWFYLGGYLVLTAIADVIYDYQALILNVSPFPGPADVLYILASALGITGLFLLGRKLNPGADLSSWIDISIMVVAAAGTVGAFVIGPMWTSNGQWNLATVLSLIYPLLDLVLLAALVRLLMLPHARNLAITLLAISMGLFLAYDLIYNNQILAEVWTPFTSMEAVWTAAMLCITLAVLSPGARQFVAAKTTRGAVVTTTRQLLIGVSVLAVPVIVFLELSITGSLVLRLLVPVILILFVLVLTRMHLLLRTSQRQATALAELERTDFLTGLPNRLTWNDHLVSHAASTQSVDDVCAITILHIDDFTRHLETRGQHIGNLLLISAAIAWLEELSADDVIARYGEDEFALLIRRKSITEVQEVLRRVVRAAPQELTITSGAALLRPDENPVEAERRAESAMQAARSGTRPQIDIEQSITT; from the coding sequence GTGAGCCCCGCCCTCCACTTCTCCGGCGCTGTGCGCTTATCACGCCAGTGGTGGGCCACAGCCATCGGCGGTGGAATCGCAGTTGTGGCCATCGCTGTTCTTCCGGCGGACTCAATCGAGCGATCAGTTCTTGCACGCGGCACCGAAATAGTCGCCAGCCTGATCTTCATCGTGACCTTTTTGACACTACCGAAAGCCGTTAGGGCGGTCTGGTTCTACCTCGGCGGATACCTGGTCCTCACTGCAATAGCTGACGTCATTTACGACTACCAGGCGCTGATTCTCAATGTCTCACCGTTTCCAGGTCCTGCGGACGTGCTCTACATCCTCGCCTCCGCTCTTGGGATCACGGGGCTCTTTCTTCTAGGGCGCAAGTTGAATCCGGGTGCAGACCTGTCCTCCTGGATCGACATTTCCATCATGGTGGTTGCAGCAGCTGGCACCGTCGGAGCTTTTGTCATTGGTCCGATGTGGACTTCCAACGGCCAGTGGAATCTTGCAACAGTGCTCTCGCTGATCTATCCACTACTGGATCTTGTGCTCCTCGCCGCGCTCGTTCGACTACTCATGCTGCCTCACGCACGCAACCTGGCAATCACTCTTCTCGCAATTTCGATGGGACTGTTTCTTGCGTACGACCTGATCTACAACAACCAAATACTCGCTGAAGTATGGACGCCCTTCACCTCAATGGAAGCGGTCTGGACCGCGGCAATGCTCTGTATTACTCTCGCGGTTCTGTCGCCGGGAGCTAGGCAATTTGTTGCCGCTAAAACCACTAGAGGAGCGGTGGTCACCACTACGCGACAACTTCTCATCGGCGTCAGCGTGTTGGCGGTGCCAGTCATTGTCTTTCTTGAGTTGTCCATCACGGGATCGCTCGTACTTCGATTACTGGTGCCCGTGATCCTCATCTTGTTTGTGCTCGTTCTGACCAGAATGCATTTGCTGCTGCGCACTTCGCAACGACAGGCAACTGCTCTAGCGGAACTCGAGCGAACGGACTTCCTTACTGGCTTGCCGAACCGTCTCACATGGAATGACCATCTGGTCTCTCACGCCGCTAGCACTCAATCAGTGGATGACGTATGCGCGATAACGATTCTTCACATCGACGATTTCACCCGACATCTTGAGACAAGAGGTCAGCACATTGGAAATCTTCTGCTCATCTCTGCGGCCATCGCATGGCTCGAGGAACTCTCAGCTGACGACGTGATCGCGCGATACGGTGAAGACGAATTCGCATTGCTGATCCGGCGAAAATCCATAACAGAAGTTCAGGAAGTCCTGCGTCGCGTGGTGCGTGCCGCTCCACAAGAACTCACCATTACCTCGGGTGCCGCACTCCTGCGCCCTGATGAGAACCCAGTCGAAGCCGAGCGGCGAGCAGAAAGCGCGATGCAAGCAGCGAGGTCCGGAACGCGCCCACAAATCGATATTGAACAGAGCATTACGACCTGA
- a CDS encoding helix-turn-helix transcriptional regulator, with amino-acid sequence MAKSLEDLLRERPVDRAVVDAHKKRLLDEVRAYRLRELREASNLTQVELASLLHVSQNRVSRIEHGEIERSQVDTLRKYVEALGGTLHVEVEYGDERIHIA; translated from the coding sequence ATGGCTAAGAGCCTTGAAGATCTGCTGCGCGAGCGCCCTGTGGATCGCGCTGTGGTCGATGCGCACAAGAAGCGCTTGCTCGATGAGGTCCGTGCCTATCGGCTTCGCGAATTGCGCGAGGCATCGAACCTGACCCAGGTTGAACTCGCCTCGCTACTCCATGTCAGTCAAAACCGCGTCTCTCGCATTGAGCATGGAGAGATCGAACGCTCTCAAGTCGATACCCTCCGCAAGTACGTGGAAGCCCTTGGCGGCACGTTGCACGTCGAGGTTGAGTACGGGGACGAGCGCATCCACATCGCGTAG